Proteins encoded within one genomic window of Panacibacter microcysteis:
- a CDS encoding LytR/AlgR family response regulator transcription factor: MINAVIIEDEAANVKILRSMLEAYCPQVEVLGDAGTVSKAHDLIKLEKPDLVFLDIEMPGGNSFTLLDKLKPCHFEIIFVTAYDKYTLKAIKYSALDYLLKPVSIEELIAAVNKVAEKINKRQFQQRIENLLANVEPSKRSLQSLAVPAHFGYEFIVVSNIIRCEAEGRYTLFFMSDGRKIVSVKNLKEYEDLLPEDIFFRIHHSHLINTNFIKRYHKLNAIVEMEDGIKIPLATRRKKEFLINFIGEE, translated from the coding sequence ATGATTAACGCCGTTATTATTGAAGATGAAGCAGCTAATGTCAAGATCCTCCGCAGTATGCTTGAAGCCTATTGTCCCCAGGTAGAGGTTTTGGGCGACGCCGGCACCGTGTCAAAAGCACATGATCTTATTAAATTAGAAAAGCCCGATCTCGTTTTTCTCGATATAGAAATGCCCGGAGGCAATTCTTTTACGTTGCTTGATAAACTAAAGCCATGCCATTTTGAAATAATTTTCGTAACAGCTTATGACAAATACACGCTTAAAGCAATAAAATATAGTGCGCTCGATTATTTGCTAAAGCCTGTTAGTATTGAAGAATTGATCGCCGCTGTAAACAAAGTGGCTGAAAAGATCAATAAGCGCCAGTTCCAGCAAAGGATTGAAAACCTGCTGGCAAATGTAGAACCCTCCAAACGAAGCCTTCAGTCATTGGCCGTTCCTGCTCATTTTGGCTATGAATTTATCGTGGTCAGCAATATTATTCGTTGCGAAGCGGAAGGGCGCTATACACTCTTTTTCATGAGCGATGGCAGAAAGATCGTTTCTGTAAAAAACCTGAAAGAGTATGAAGATTTGCTGCCCGAAGATATCTTTTTCCGTATTCACCATTCCCATCTTATCAACACTAACTTTATAAAACGCTACCACAAACTAAATGCAATTGTGGAAATGGAGGATGGCATTAAGATACCACTTGCTACAAGGCGTAAAAAGGAGTTTTTAATAAATTTTATAGGAGAGGAGTAA